The Acipenser ruthenus chromosome 37, fAciRut3.2 maternal haplotype, whole genome shotgun sequence genome has a window encoding:
- the LOC117397720 gene encoding probable DNA-directed RNA polymerase subunit delta isoform X3, producing the protein MKLQPALFLVFAVVGLKTAIAFSVESEDLNESDGNSKRDEMDFDEQSTEDDHGMEDFDLDSEENTERDSDEESQRENMSEDDAEDLNSEEKAQRENLEADELGGLDALLENLENVADQQDSKETIQ; encoded by the exons ATGAAACTCCAGCCAGCGCTGTTTCTGGTCTTTGCTGTGGTGGGACTCAAAACAG CAATTGCTTTCTCTGTGGAATCTGAGGACCTGAATGAGTCTGATGGAAACAGCAAACGAG ATGAGATGGACTTTGATGAGCAGTCTACGGAGG ACGATCACGGGATGGAAGATTTTGATTTAG ACTCTGAAGAGAACACAGAACGAG ATTCTGATGAGGAATCCCAAAGag aaaacatgTCAGAAGATGATGCTGAAGATTTAA ATTCTGAGGAGAAAGCACAAAGAG AAAACCTGGAAGCAGATGAGCTCGGTGGTTTAG ATGCACTTCTTGAAAACTTGGAAAATGTGGCAGACCAGCAAG ATTCCAAGGAGACCATTCAGTAG
- the LOC117397720 gene encoding acidic leucine-rich nuclear phosphoprotein 32 family member A-like isoform X1, translated as MKLQPALFLVFAVVGLKTAIAFSVESEDLNESDGNSKRDEMDFDEQSTEDDHGMEDFDLDSEENTERDHIDAEEGEEIHLDSDEESQRENMSEDDAEDLNSEEKAQRENLEADELGGLDALLENLENVADQQDSKETIQ; from the exons ATGAAACTCCAGCCAGCGCTGTTTCTGGTCTTTGCTGTGGTGGGACTCAAAACAG CAATTGCTTTCTCTGTGGAATCTGAGGACCTGAATGAGTCTGATGGAAACAGCAAACGAG ATGAGATGGACTTTGATGAGCAGTCTACGGAGG ACGATCACGGGATGGAAGATTTTGATTTAG ACTCTGAAGAGAACACAGAACGAG ATCACATAGATGCAGAGGAGGGTGAAGAGATCCATCTAG ATTCTGATGAGGAATCCCAAAGag aaaacatgTCAGAAGATGATGCTGAAGATTTAA ATTCTGAGGAGAAAGCACAAAGAG AAAACCTGGAAGCAGATGAGCTCGGTGGTTTAG ATGCACTTCTTGAAAACTTGGAAAATGTGGCAGACCAGCAAG ATTCCAAGGAGACCATTCAGTAG
- the LOC117397720 gene encoding probable DNA-directed RNA polymerase subunit delta isoform X4 — MKLQPALFLVFAVVGLKTAIAFSVESEDLNESDGNSKRDEMDFDEQSTEDDHGMEDFDLDSEENTERDSDEESQRENMSEDDAEDLNSEEKAQRDALLENLENVADQQDSKETIQ, encoded by the exons ATGAAACTCCAGCCAGCGCTGTTTCTGGTCTTTGCTGTGGTGGGACTCAAAACAG CAATTGCTTTCTCTGTGGAATCTGAGGACCTGAATGAGTCTGATGGAAACAGCAAACGAG ATGAGATGGACTTTGATGAGCAGTCTACGGAGG ACGATCACGGGATGGAAGATTTTGATTTAG ACTCTGAAGAGAACACAGAACGAG ATTCTGATGAGGAATCCCAAAGag aaaacatgTCAGAAGATGATGCTGAAGATTTAA ATTCTGAGGAGAAAGCACAAAGAG ATGCACTTCTTGAAAACTTGGAAAATGTGGCAGACCAGCAAG ATTCCAAGGAGACCATTCAGTAG
- the LOC117397720 gene encoding 30 kDa salivary gland allergen Aed a 3-like isoform X2, with protein MKLQPALFLVFAVVGLKTAIAFSVESEDLNESDGNSKRDEMDFDEQSTEDDHGMEDFDLDSEENTERDHIDAEEGEEIHLDSDEESQRENMSEDDAEDLNSEEKAQRDALLENLENVADQQDSKETIQ; from the exons ATGAAACTCCAGCCAGCGCTGTTTCTGGTCTTTGCTGTGGTGGGACTCAAAACAG CAATTGCTTTCTCTGTGGAATCTGAGGACCTGAATGAGTCTGATGGAAACAGCAAACGAG ATGAGATGGACTTTGATGAGCAGTCTACGGAGG ACGATCACGGGATGGAAGATTTTGATTTAG ACTCTGAAGAGAACACAGAACGAG ATCACATAGATGCAGAGGAGGGTGAAGAGATCCATCTAG ATTCTGATGAGGAATCCCAAAGag aaaacatgTCAGAAGATGATGCTGAAGATTTAA ATTCTGAGGAGAAAGCACAAAGAG ATGCACTTCTTGAAAACTTGGAAAATGTGGCAGACCAGCAAG ATTCCAAGGAGACCATTCAGTAG